In Spirochaeta lutea, a single genomic region encodes these proteins:
- the gltA gene encoding NADPH-dependent glutamate synthase — protein sequence MADHKTAETLASEALKLWGEYQSRQEAGDLKVKERLGIPQQDMPAQDPVVRGGNQCEVALGYTEEQVRLEALRCLQCKNAPCVAGCPVSIDIPSFIQKAAEGEYQASIDIIKESSLLPAICGRVCPQEKQCMEHCTVGKSLKDPMLSVAIGRIERYVADWEREAGKITPPQVGPETGFKVGVVGSGPAGLTAAADLRKAGHQVEIFEAFHKPGGVMIYGIPEFRLPKAIVEQEIATLEAMGVKIHLNFLIGRTRTIDDLLNKDGFDAIFIGSGAGLPKFMSIEGENLVGVFSANEYLTRSNLMKAYDKQRVDTPIYPSEKVAVIGGGNVAMDAARMALRLGAKEVNVVYRRTREEMPARAEEVDHAIEEGIIFHFLHNPTRIIGDEQGKVCALEVQRYELGEPDDSGRRRPVAIPGSEYQIPMDTVIPALGNVSNPLIRQTTKELETNKWGNILVDDENRSKMDRVYAGGDIVLGAATVILAMGEGRRAAAAITKDLTSGRWG from the coding sequence ATGGCAGACCATAAAACAGCAGAAACCCTGGCCTCCGAGGCGCTGAAGCTCTGGGGTGAATACCAATCCCGCCAGGAAGCCGGGGATCTAAAGGTTAAGGAGCGTCTTGGCATTCCCCAGCAGGATATGCCCGCCCAAGATCCGGTGGTCCGGGGCGGCAATCAATGTGAGGTTGCCCTGGGATACACCGAGGAACAGGTACGCCTGGAAGCCCTGCGCTGTCTCCAGTGTAAAAATGCCCCCTGCGTAGCCGGCTGCCCGGTATCCATTGACATCCCCAGCTTCATACAAAAGGCAGCCGAAGGGGAGTACCAGGCTTCCATCGATATTATAAAGGAGAGCAGCCTGCTTCCCGCGATCTGCGGCCGGGTCTGCCCCCAAGAAAAGCAGTGCATGGAACACTGTACCGTAGGAAAAAGTCTGAAAGACCCCATGCTGTCAGTGGCCATCGGACGGATTGAGCGCTATGTCGCTGATTGGGAACGGGAAGCCGGGAAGATCACCCCTCCCCAGGTGGGTCCGGAAACGGGGTTCAAGGTGGGCGTTGTAGGATCCGGGCCTGCGGGATTAACCGCTGCAGCGGATCTTCGCAAGGCCGGCCACCAGGTTGAAATTTTCGAGGCCTTCCATAAGCCCGGAGGTGTTATGATCTACGGGATCCCCGAGTTCCGATTGCCCAAGGCCATCGTCGAACAGGAAATCGCCACCCTGGAGGCCATGGGCGTTAAAATCCACCTGAATTTCCTCATCGGACGAACCCGGACCATTGATGATCTTTTGAATAAAGACGGCTTTGATGCGATTTTCATCGGTTCGGGAGCGGGCCTGCCCAAGTTTATGAGCATTGAGGGGGAGAATCTGGTGGGGGTCTTCAGTGCCAACGAGTATTTGACCCGGAGCAACCTAATGAAGGCCTATGATAAGCAGCGGGTGGACACCCCCATTTACCCCAGCGAGAAGGTGGCGGTCATCGGCGGGGGAAATGTAGCCATGGATGCGGCCCGGATGGCTCTGCGCCTAGGTGCCAAGGAAGTGAATGTGGTGTACCGCCGCACCCGGGAGGAAATGCCCGCCCGGGCCGAAGAGGTTGACCATGCCATAGAGGAAGGGATTATCTTTCACTTTCTCCATAACCCCACCCGCATTATCGGTGACGAGCAGGGGAAGGTCTGCGCCCTGGAGGTGCAGCGCTACGAGCTGGGTGAACCCGATGACTCGGGTCGGCGGCGCCCGGTCGCCATCCCCGGCAGCGAGTATCAGATTCCCATGGACACGGTTATTCCGGCCCTGGGAAACGTGAGTAACCCCCTGATCCGCCAGACCACCAAGGAACTAGAAACCAACAAGTGGGGCAACATCCTCGTGGACGACGAGAACCGATCCAAGATGGACCGGGTCTAT
- a CDS encoding sulfide/dihydroorotate dehydrogenase-like FAD/NAD-binding protein produces the protein MNTIIEKTRLSEDVYKMVFQAPYIAEARKAGQFLIIQLDTDFGERIPLTIADADEQAGTITIIFQAVGKTTRMLGDLNQGDSIANVLGPLGTPTDIRRVGTVVCVGGGIGVAPLHPIVQAYKQAGNKVITIMGARNKDLLILEEEMRAHSDEVIICTDDGSYGRKALVTQPLKELCEQGIVDEVTAIGPPIMMKFCAETTRPFGVHTMVSLNTIMVDGTGMCGGCRVTVGDETKFVCVDGPEFDAHLVDFDNMMLRQKAYKEQEQHADHACNIGLDVRTPQGGTK, from the coding sequence TTGAATACCATTATCGAAAAAACCCGGCTCTCCGAAGACGTCTACAAGATGGTCTTCCAGGCCCCCTATATTGCCGAGGCTAGGAAGGCCGGTCAGTTCCTGATCATCCAACTTGACACCGACTTCGGTGAACGCATCCCCCTGACCATTGCCGATGCAGACGAGCAAGCTGGCACCATTACGATTATCTTTCAAGCCGTGGGAAAAACCACCCGGATGCTTGGGGATCTTAACCAAGGTGATTCCATTGCCAACGTCCTCGGGCCCTTGGGGACCCCCACGGATATCCGCCGAGTCGGTACCGTGGTCTGCGTCGGGGGCGGAATCGGGGTTGCGCCCCTTCACCCCATCGTCCAGGCCTACAAGCAGGCAGGCAACAAGGTCATTACCATCATGGGCGCCCGGAACAAGGACCTGCTCATCCTGGAGGAAGAGATGCGGGCCCACAGCGATGAGGTCATCATCTGCACCGACGACGGCAGCTACGGACGCAAGGCCCTGGTGACCCAGCCCCTGAAGGAACTCTGCGAACAGGGGATTGTGGACGAGGTTACCGCCATCGGTCCGCCCATCATGATGAAGTTCTGCGCCGAAACTACCCGGCCCTTCGGCGTCCATACCATGGTGAGCCTGAATACCATCATGGTGGACGGCACGGGCATGTGCGGGGGTTGCCGGGTGACCGTGGGCGACGAGACAAAGTTCGTCTGCGTTGACGGCCCGGAATTCGACGCCCACCTGGTGGATTTCGACAACATGATGCTCCGCCAAAAAGCCTACAAGGAACAGGAGCAGCACGCCGACCATGCCTGTAATATCGGATTGGATGTAAGAACCCCCCAGGGAGGAACAAAATAA
- a CDS encoding aldo/keto reductase family protein has translation MEYRRLGQSGLKVSEIAYGSWLTFANQVELDSAKDIIHRTFELGINYIDTADVYNRGQAESLLGEILPKYNRRHYVVATKAFWPMSDDHVTDRGLSRKHIIDSLEGSLERLHLNYVDIFYCHRYDSETPLEETLEAIEDLIRQGKIIYWGTSEWTGEQIAQAYSICKARGWHLPVVNQPVYNLLDRGIEKQILPTCMSLGMGTANFSPLSQGILTGKYSGGTIPKDSRAANESLNMFIKERASDTKLLNKVDSLGPIAESYGLTIAQLSLAWILQNPGISSVITGASRIDQLEGNIKASGVTLKPRDITKINKLFPLV, from the coding sequence ATGGAATACCGAAGACTCGGACAATCAGGATTGAAGGTGAGTGAAATCGCCTATGGCTCCTGGCTAACCTTCGCTAACCAGGTTGAGTTGGATAGCGCCAAGGACATTATCCACAGGACCTTTGAACTCGGGATCAACTACATCGACACCGCAGATGTATACAACAGAGGCCAGGCGGAGAGCCTTCTGGGCGAAATCCTCCCGAAATACAACCGCCGCCACTACGTCGTTGCCACCAAGGCCTTCTGGCCCATGTCGGACGACCATGTGACCGACCGGGGACTGAGCCGCAAACACATCATCGACTCCCTGGAAGGAAGCCTGGAGCGCCTGCACCTGAACTACGTGGACATCTTCTACTGCCACCGCTACGACAGCGAAACACCCCTGGAAGAAACCCTGGAAGCCATTGAAGACCTCATCCGCCAGGGAAAAATCATCTACTGGGGAACCAGTGAGTGGACGGGAGAGCAGATTGCCCAGGCCTACAGCATCTGTAAGGCCCGAGGCTGGCATCTGCCCGTGGTGAACCAGCCGGTGTACAATCTGCTCGACCGGGGTATAGAGAAGCAGATCCTGCCGACCTGTATGAGCCTGGGTATGGGTACCGCCAATTTCAGTCCCCTTTCCCAGGGGATTCTAACGGGCAAGTACTCCGGGGGAACCATTCCCAAGGACAGCCGGGCAGCCAACGAGTCCCTGAATATGTTCATCAAAGAACGCGCCTCGGACACCAAACTTCTGAACAAGGTAGATTCCCTGGGCCCCATCGCCGAGTCCTACGGTCTGACCATCGCCCAGCTTTCCCTGGCCTGGATTCTCCAGAACCCGGGCATCAGCTCGGTCATCACCGGAGCCAGCCGGATCGACCAGCTGGAAGGAAATATAAAGGCCTCGGGGGTAACCCTAAAACCCCGAGACATCACCAAGATCAACAAGCTCTTCCCCCTAGTGTAA